In Thermoanaerobacterium sp. PSU-2, one DNA window encodes the following:
- a CDS encoding DUF433 domain-containing protein, with translation MIYETKNANKRLEYYSNFDISYYEGINVEKSEYNCNREDDFIPRYKHGINLSIPKVYNMNIKSYLKVTAKRHNRIVVDDDILAGMPSINGRRIPVSLILSCFKDNMSIQEICNEYLLNEEDVQSALDFVVDLLDYPYQEDENEIPIG, from the coding sequence ATGATATATGAAACAAAAAACGCAAACAAAAGATTGGAATACTACAGTAATTTTGATATATCTTATTACGAAGGAATAAATGTAGAAAAAAGTGAGTATAATTGCAATAGGGAAGATGATTTTATACCAAGATATAAGCATGGTATTAATTTAAGCATTCCCAAGGTGTATAATATGAACATTAAATCCTATCTTAAAGTAACGGCGAAAAGGCATAATAGGATAGTTGTAGATGATGATATATTAGCTGGCATGCCTTCTATAAATGGCAGGAGGATACCTGTTTCATTAATATTATCGTGCTTCAAAGATAATATGTCAATTCAAGAAATATGTAATGAGTATTTATTAAACGAGGAAGATGTTCAAAGTGCTTTGGACTTTGTTGTGGATCTGTTAGATTATCCATATCAGGAGGACGAAAATGAAATTCCTATTGGATGA
- a CDS encoding distal tail protein Dit, with protein MSYFIFNGLSSKDLGVNVVKINRNIFPEIQDQYEKISGRAGSYLFPQPFGDRKISIDCDLPVLNKDEFMAKFRAVAAWLKTNDKVQLILSDETDKYYMAKVANNMQIQRDFFYLGEFTIEFICDPFAYSLNDITQKYTVQSGATQGIYNNGTAETNPVISIIAAWGDIKNPKITLNDVIFLYNGTITNNSQIDINSETFTCYKGMDRDINTTGGYDPAEDSILALIDGEFPTLQPGPNSLIFNCENGVNADIKIQFKERWI; from the coding sequence ATGAGTTACTTTATATTTAATGGGCTATCAAGTAAAGATTTGGGAGTAAATGTGGTAAAAATAAATAGAAATATATTTCCTGAAATACAGGATCAGTATGAGAAAATATCAGGTAGAGCAGGTTCATATTTATTTCCACAACCCTTTGGCGATAGAAAAATTTCTATTGATTGTGATCTTCCGGTATTAAATAAAGATGAATTTATGGCAAAATTTCGAGCAGTTGCAGCATGGCTTAAGACAAATGATAAAGTGCAATTAATATTAAGTGATGAAACGGATAAATATTACATGGCTAAAGTGGCCAATAATATGCAAATACAGCGAGATTTCTTTTATTTAGGTGAGTTTACAATTGAATTTATTTGTGATCCATTTGCATATTCTTTGAATGATATAACACAAAAATATACAGTTCAATCTGGTGCAACGCAAGGTATATATAATAATGGCACTGCAGAAACAAACCCTGTCATAAGTATTATTGCCGCTTGGGGGGATATAAAAAATCCAAAGATAACATTGAACGATGTTATCTTTTTGTATAATGGTACCATAACAAACAATAGTCAAATAGACATAAATAGTGAAACTTTTACTTGTTACAAAGGGATGGACCGAGACATAAATACAACCGGTGGATATGATCCAGCAGAGGATTCAATATTGGCATTGATTGATGGTGAATTTCCAACATTGCAACCAGGACCCAATAGTCTCATATTCAATTGTGAGAATGGAGTAAATGCAGATATAAAAATACAGTTTAAAGAGAGGTGGATATAA
- a CDS encoding phage holin family protein, whose translation MKYENIFKTITAFGGALASYLFGGWSALLGILLAFVIFDYITGVIAAGIEGKLSSNAGLKGIAKKVGIFVIVAVANLVDRALGNAHIFRDATIFFYLANELLSIIENVGRSGIPIPEVIKKAVAVLQGKGGIEQ comes from the coding sequence ATGAAGTATGAAAATATATTTAAAACAATAACAGCATTTGGAGGCGCTCTTGCCTCCTATCTTTTTGGGGGGTGGAGCGCATTGCTCGGAATTTTGCTTGCATTTGTTATATTTGATTACATTACGGGTGTCATTGCTGCAGGGATAGAAGGAAAGCTTAGCAGCAATGCTGGTTTGAAAGGTATTGCTAAAAAGGTAGGTATATTTGTAATTGTTGCTGTTGCAAATCTTGTTGACAGGGCTTTGGGAAATGCTCATATTTTCAGGGATGCAACAATCTTCTTCTATTTAGCTAATGAACTTTTAAGCATTATTGAAAATGTAGGAAGAAGTGGTATTCCTATTCCTGAGGTGATTAAAAAAGCAGTTGCAGTCCTACAAGGCAAAGGTGGTATAGAGCAATGA
- a CDS encoding phage tail protein, protein MKDYIKLYDLHGNLVAILENAYDIVVEEKLNDAETLEFSIPFNDSKSQYIKHDEEVIYASKRYIISQIVDGRDDSGKEIVDVSCELAYIELLNSTKQGEFLIDRKSAIDGLKQLLIGTRWTVGTIEADTDGIYSLKEVDKTVLWLVRQWAKIVGLEIQWDSINRKINMLQQIGSNRGAGFRYKKNLKSIKRTVKPPEATVLYAYGKNGLSIADFNDGKEYLEDYSWYTSQGLTLTEAKAKFRKEYIWQDDRFILTQNLLDAAKKKLAELSQPIISYECSVLDLSSITGLSEDKFYIGDTVRVYDSELKIDVMTRILRLKRYPQEPWKNEVELSYIIPGLQDTEEQSISSDIAAAQPSMLFATNNDALTITTTQQYPISLSITNFSSTNAQIGLMIVGQASAALVLTVKFFLAGAQIGPTIQQLCQAGYNTIGVPFVLAQIQQGSAMLDVQMYTSTGTFTIAAQHLQFYVYATNLLGGVGSEAPRVNWEENIDVKVLQLNMVASAETQLPITIGNEEVIKLEQIATSAIVTLS, encoded by the coding sequence TTGAAGGATTATATAAAGCTCTATGACCTGCATGGCAATCTGGTAGCAATATTAGAGAATGCATATGATATAGTTGTTGAAGAAAAACTAAATGATGCTGAAACATTGGAATTTTCGATACCATTTAATGACTCAAAATCGCAATATATTAAGCATGACGAAGAGGTTATTTATGCTAGCAAAAGATATATTATTTCTCAAATTGTTGATGGCCGAGACGATTCAGGCAAAGAAATCGTAGATGTGTCATGTGAACTCGCCTATATCGAGCTTCTAAACAGCACGAAACAAGGCGAGTTTCTTATTGATAGAAAGAGTGCTATAGATGGATTAAAGCAGTTGCTAATTGGTACAAGATGGACAGTCGGAACAATAGAAGCGGATACTGATGGCATATATAGCTTGAAAGAAGTAGATAAAACAGTGCTTTGGTTGGTCCGACAATGGGCAAAAATAGTAGGATTAGAGATACAGTGGGATAGTATAAACAGAAAAATAAACATGCTGCAGCAGATAGGTAGCAATAGAGGTGCTGGATTTCGATACAAGAAGAATCTAAAATCAATAAAGCGAACTGTAAAGCCACCTGAAGCAACGGTGTTATATGCGTATGGAAAGAATGGCCTTAGTATCGCAGATTTTAATGACGGCAAGGAATATCTTGAGGATTATAGCTGGTATACATCGCAAGGTCTTACACTTACGGAGGCAAAAGCAAAGTTTAGGAAGGAATATATCTGGCAAGACGATAGATTTATTCTCACTCAAAATTTGTTGGATGCTGCAAAAAAGAAGTTAGCTGAATTGTCACAACCGATTATCAGTTATGAATGTAGTGTTCTTGACTTATCTTCAATAACAGGTTTAAGTGAGGACAAATTTTATATCGGAGATACAGTTAGAGTTTATGACAGCGAACTAAAAATTGATGTAATGACAAGAATATTGCGGTTGAAGCGGTATCCCCAAGAGCCTTGGAAGAATGAAGTAGAGTTAAGCTATATTATTCCAGGGCTACAGGATACTGAAGAACAATCTATATCATCAGATATTGCTGCAGCACAACCAAGTATGTTATTTGCAACGAATAATGATGCATTAACTATTACAACAACGCAGCAATATCCAATTTCTCTGTCGATTACAAATTTTTCAAGCACGAATGCACAAATAGGATTGATGATAGTAGGGCAAGCAAGTGCAGCATTGGTTCTTACGGTCAAATTTTTCCTTGCAGGCGCTCAAATAGGGCCTACGATACAGCAACTGTGTCAAGCAGGATATAACACTATAGGAGTACCATTTGTTTTAGCACAAATACAACAAGGATCTGCAATGTTGGATGTGCAGATGTATACAAGCACTGGTACATTTACAATAGCAGCACAACATTTGCAATTCTATGTTTATGCCACAAACTTGCTTGGTGGAGTTGGCTCTGAAGCTCCAAGAGTCAACTGGGAGGAAAACATTGATGTTAAAGTATTACAGCTTAATATGGTAGCTTCGGCTGAAACACAATTACCTATTACAATAGGCAATGAGGAAGTCATAAAACTAGAACAAATTGCAACAAGTGCAATTGTTACACTTAGTTAG
- a CDS encoding HNH endonuclease: MMPKRPYMNIPLYAICPICNKKFKLSTSQRYTYKHKQQRRFFCSQECYNKSKIGNGNPKWRGGKTISKGYVYIYCPNHPYATEKGYVCEHRLVMEQYLGRYLKPTESVHHVNGNTLDNRIENLLLIRNEAEHRRLHAKYRTRNNLGQFDGHKEVVNFI; the protein is encoded by the coding sequence ATGATGCCAAAACGGCCGTATATGAATATTCCCTTATATGCAATTTGTCCTATATGTAACAAAAAATTTAAATTGTCAACAAGCCAGCGTTACACGTATAAACATAAGCAACAGCGCAGATTCTTCTGTAGCCAAGAATGCTATAATAAAAGCAAAATTGGTAATGGCAATCCTAAATGGCGTGGTGGAAAGACAATTTCAAAAGGATATGTATATATTTATTGTCCAAATCATCCTTATGCTACAGAGAAAGGATATGTTTGCGAACATAGACTTGTTATGGAACAATATTTAGGAAGATATTTAAAACCAACAGAAAGTGTACATCATGTCAATGGCAATACTTTAGATAACCGTATTGAAAACTTATTACTAATTCGGAATGAAGCAGAACATAGGAGATTACATGCTAAATATCGTACACGTAATAATTTAGGACAATTTGACGGCCATAAAGAGGTCGTTAATTTTATATAA
- the tkt gene encoding transketolase: protein MNRIDELAINTIRILSIEQVQKANSGHPGMPMGSAPMAYTLWAKYLKHSPKNPKWAGRDRFILSAGHGSALLYSLLHLFGYGLTIEDLKNFRQWQSLTPGHPEYGHTPGVEITTGPLGQGISNAVGMAIAETYMASKFNRPGYDIVDNYTYAIVGDGCLMEGISSEACSLAGTLKLGKLIALYDSNNISIEGGTDIAFTEDVGKRFEAYGWQVIKVDDGNDVEKIGKAIEEAKADKERPSLIIVKTVIGYGCPEKQGKASAHGEPLGDKNVEATKKFLGWEYDEEFYVPDEVRKHFENIIEELNKEEEKWNRMFENYRKEYPELAEEWDKWHSEKLPVDLVADEGLWNFKVKTATRSSSGDVLNYLVKLVPNLIGGSADLAPSTKTYTKDRGDYSSENRGGSNFHFGVREHAMAAIANGMAAYGGIIPYVSTFLVFSDYMKGAVRLSALMKLPVIYVFTHDSIGVGEDGPTHEPIEHLPMLRSIPNLTVIRPADSKEVSAAWCYALNKKDGPTALILTRQNLPVYDETSKDALKGGYVLCDAEDGNPDVILLASGSEVSLIYEAYKVLKEKGIKARVVSMPSMEIFDAQPDEYKKTVLPDDVRARIAVEAASTMSWYKYVGLDGCVIGLDHFGASAPGDILFREFGFTVENIVNKALELLK, encoded by the coding sequence ATGAACAGGATTGATGAATTAGCAATTAATACTATACGTATACTTTCAATCGAACAGGTGCAAAAGGCTAACTCCGGACATCCAGGTATGCCAATGGGTTCTGCTCCAATGGCGTATACATTGTGGGCCAAATATTTAAAGCACAGTCCCAAGAATCCTAAATGGGCTGGGAGAGATAGATTTATACTATCTGCTGGACATGGTTCTGCACTTTTATATTCGTTGCTGCATCTTTTTGGCTATGGACTTACAATAGAAGATCTTAAGAATTTTAGGCAATGGCAAAGTTTGACTCCAGGGCATCCAGAATACGGACATACACCAGGTGTTGAAATCACTACAGGCCCATTGGGACAAGGTATTTCAAACGCTGTTGGTATGGCAATTGCTGAGACTTACATGGCAAGCAAATTTAACCGTCCAGGGTATGACATAGTGGATAATTATACATACGCTATCGTTGGCGATGGATGCCTCATGGAGGGCATTTCTTCTGAAGCATGTTCTTTAGCTGGAACACTAAAACTTGGTAAACTGATAGCATTGTATGATTCAAATAATATTTCTATAGAAGGTGGCACTGATATTGCATTTACAGAAGATGTTGGTAAAAGATTTGAGGCTTATGGTTGGCAAGTTATAAAAGTAGATGATGGTAATGACGTAGAAAAGATAGGAAAAGCTATTGAAGAAGCAAAGGCAGACAAAGAAAGGCCGTCACTTATTATAGTAAAGACTGTGATTGGATACGGCTGCCCAGAGAAACAAGGAAAAGCTTCAGCACATGGAGAACCACTGGGAGATAAAAACGTAGAGGCAACTAAAAAGTTTTTGGGATGGGAGTACGACGAGGAATTTTATGTTCCAGATGAAGTGCGTAAGCATTTTGAAAATATCATAGAAGAATTAAATAAAGAAGAAGAAAAATGGAATAGAATGTTTGAAAATTACAGAAAAGAATATCCAGAATTAGCAGAAGAATGGGATAAATGGCATAGTGAGAAATTGCCGGTTGATTTAGTCGCTGATGAAGGTCTTTGGAATTTTAAAGTAAAGACAGCTACAAGGTCTTCATCTGGAGACGTTTTGAATTATTTGGTTAAGCTTGTCCCAAATCTGATTGGTGGTTCTGCTGATCTCGCGCCATCTACAAAGACTTACACAAAAGATAGAGGCGACTATAGCAGCGAAAACAGAGGTGGTTCTAATTTCCACTTTGGCGTTAGAGAACATGCAATGGCAGCGATTGCGAATGGAATGGCTGCTTATGGCGGCATTATACCTTATGTATCTACATTTCTCGTATTCAGCGATTATATGAAAGGCGCTGTAAGGTTATCTGCGTTGATGAAGCTTCCTGTAATTTATGTGTTTACTCATGATAGCATTGGTGTTGGTGAGGATGGCCCAACACACGAACCGATAGAACATTTACCGATGTTAAGAAGCATTCCAAACTTGACTGTTATAAGGCCTGCAGATTCAAAAGAAGTTTCTGCTGCATGGTGTTACGCTCTTAACAAAAAAGATGGGCCAACAGCATTGATATTGACAAGGCAAAATCTTCCTGTCTACGATGAGACATCAAAAGATGCTTTAAAAGGTGGATATGTATTGTGTGATGCAGAAGATGGAAATCCAGATGTGATTTTATTGGCCAGTGGTTCAGAGGTTAGTTTGATTTATGAGGCATACAAAGTGCTTAAAGAGAAGGGGATTAAGGCGAGGGTAGTAAGCATGCCTTCGATGGAGATATTTGATGCTCAACCAGATGAATACAAAAAAACGGTGCTTCCTGATGATGTGAGAGCCAGAATTGCAGTAGAGGCTGCAAGCACTATGAGCTGGTATAAATACGTTGGCCTTGACGGATGCGTAATTGGTCTTGATCATTTTGGAGCATCTGCGCCTGGTGATATACTCTTTAGAGAATTTGGATTCACTGTTGAAAATATCGTCAACAAGGCATTAGAGCTATTAAAATGA
- a CDS encoding DUF5615 family PIN-like protein produces the protein MKFLLDENITPKVGEFLQEYGHDVKTIITLRLFGLKDEEVLGLAYKEGRALITINGKHYVILVPPNHKRIYEKHYGIIWTKIQITVRNSCELSRKIDELCKFNKNIENTIFIIKQNNLGDIIYEQYYPRKINHKQVYAKYFQA, from the coding sequence ATGAAATTCCTATTGGATGAAAATATTACTCCTAAAGTTGGAGAGTTCTTGCAGGAATATGGGCATGATGTTAAGACGATAATAACACTAAGATTATTTGGTTTAAAAGATGAAGAAGTTTTAGGATTAGCGTACAAAGAAGGTAGAGCTTTAATAACAATCAATGGTAAGCATTATGTAATATTGGTTCCTCCAAATCATAAAAGAATTTATGAAAAACATTATGGAATCATATGGACTAAAATTCAGATTACTGTAAGAAATTCATGCGAGTTGAGTAGGAAAATAGATGAATTATGTAAGTTTAATAAGAATATAGAAAATACCATATTTATTATAAAACAAAATAATTTAGGTGATATTATATATGAGCAGTATTATCCACGTAAGATAAATCATAAGCAGGTCTATGCTAAATACTTTCAAGCATAA